A stretch of Solenopsis invicta isolate M01_SB chromosome 9, UNIL_Sinv_3.0, whole genome shotgun sequence DNA encodes these proteins:
- the LOC105201838 gene encoding uncharacterized protein LOC105201838 isoform X1 — MWSALLKSFLFLFTLKLFIVVGNAYPTTDSNIETTSNYDKMTAITDTAAPDLLYECVYIPPNLDFCKFGFKENLWNSLNFPDNLQKLSENTQLKLMESRINKIFFTLYPLMRVPGTKTVQKKTYLQTNIYKLQSCIPKRLPFVYPWCTDKDFSDKNSVVYPITSNKYIRIKEHISRKDKQFFGFKRVFNSKLQ, encoded by the exons ATGTGGAGCGCTTTATTGAAAtcgtttttatttctctttaccTTGAAATTATTCATCGTTGTGGGAAATGCGTATCCCACTACTGATTCAAACATAGAGACTACAAGCAATTATGACAAAATGACTGCCATAACCGACACAGCCGCACCAGATTTGCTTTATGAATGCGTTTATATACCACcaaatttagatttttgtaaATTCGG ttttaaagAAAATCTCTGGAACTCTCTAAATTTCCCAGATAATCTCCAAAAACTGTCAGAAAATACACAGCTCAAACTAATGGAaagtagaataaataaaatattcttcacgTTATATCCATTGATGCGTGTTCCAGGAACGAAAACAGTTCAAAAGAAAACATACCTGCAAACTAATATATATAAACTACAATCTTGTATCCCAAAAAG atTGCCATTTGTTTATCCTTGGTGCACCGATAAGGATTTCTCCGATAAAAATAGTGTGGTATATCCGATTACATCTAATAAG tATATAAGAATTAAAGAGCATATATCTCGCAAAGATAAACAATTCTTTGGCTTTAAACGAGTCTTCAACAGTAAACTGCAATAA
- the LOC105201838 gene encoding uncharacterized protein LOC105201838 isoform X2 translates to MWSALLKSFLFLFTLKLFIVVGNAYPTTDSNIETTSNYDKMTAITDTAAPDLLYECVYIPPNLDFCKFGFKENLWNSLNFPDNLQKLSENTQLKLMESRINKIFFTLYPLMRVPGTKTVQKKTYLQTNIYKLQSCIPKRLPFVYPWCTDKDFSDKNSVVYPITSNKESR, encoded by the exons ATGTGGAGCGCTTTATTGAAAtcgtttttatttctctttaccTTGAAATTATTCATCGTTGTGGGAAATGCGTATCCCACTACTGATTCAAACATAGAGACTACAAGCAATTATGACAAAATGACTGCCATAACCGACACAGCCGCACCAGATTTGCTTTATGAATGCGTTTATATACCACcaaatttagatttttgtaaATTCGG ttttaaagAAAATCTCTGGAACTCTCTAAATTTCCCAGATAATCTCCAAAAACTGTCAGAAAATACACAGCTCAAACTAATGGAaagtagaataaataaaatattcttcacgTTATATCCATTGATGCGTGTTCCAGGAACGAAAACAGTTCAAAAGAAAACATACCTGCAAACTAATATATATAAACTACAATCTTGTATCCCAAAAAG atTGCCATTTGTTTATCCTTGGTGCACCGATAAGGATTTCTCCGATAAAAATAGTGTGGTATATCCGATTACATCTAATAAG GAGAGTCGATGA